Proteins found in one Streptomyces sp. NBC_00461 genomic segment:
- a CDS encoding beta-ketoacyl-ACP synthase 3, whose product MSGTGMSGAGMSGAAMVGLGVFRPRRVVGNDEICRVLDSSPEWIVRRTGISTRRFAQADETLAEMAATAGEKALADAGASPAEVDRVIIATMSHVGDDPVDLPSAVAARMGVRAPAVQVSAACSGFAVALRLAADAVTAGGARTALVIGVERMSDLLDPTDRSTAFIFSDGAGAVLVAASRRPQIGPAVMGGQPSLAEAITVRRRPELPDRGPVIRMQGPTVFRWALTELPGVVGQILDGAGLTPGEVDAFIPHQANLRIIDAVAQSTGLGGVVVARDIVEQANTSAASIPLAMERMRSSGQVKRGDLALLLGFGAGLSYAGLLATLP is encoded by the coding sequence ATGAGCGGTACTGGCATGAGCGGTGCCGGTATGAGTGGTGCGGCGATGGTGGGCCTCGGGGTGTTCCGTCCGCGGCGCGTGGTCGGCAACGACGAGATCTGCCGGGTGCTGGACTCCTCCCCGGAATGGATCGTGCGCCGCACCGGAATCAGTACGCGCCGTTTCGCGCAGGCCGACGAGACCCTGGCGGAGATGGCTGCCACGGCGGGGGAGAAGGCGCTGGCCGACGCCGGCGCGAGCCCCGCGGAAGTGGATCGCGTCATCATCGCGACCATGTCGCACGTGGGCGACGATCCGGTGGACCTGCCGTCGGCGGTGGCGGCGCGGATGGGCGTGCGCGCGCCCGCCGTCCAAGTGAGCGCCGCCTGCTCGGGATTCGCCGTGGCGCTGCGGCTGGCCGCCGACGCGGTGACCGCCGGCGGCGCCAGAACGGCCCTGGTGATCGGCGTCGAGCGGATGTCGGACCTGCTCGATCCCACCGACCGGAGCACGGCCTTCATCTTCTCCGACGGCGCGGGCGCCGTACTCGTCGCCGCGAGCCGTCGTCCGCAGATCGGTCCCGCGGTGATGGGCGGGCAGCCGAGCCTGGCCGAGGCGATCACCGTCCGCCGCCGCCCGGAGCTGCCGGACCGGGGCCCCGTCATCCGGATGCAGGGTCCGACCGTGTTCCGCTGGGCGCTGACCGAACTGCCCGGCGTGGTGGGGCAGATCCTTGACGGCGCCGGCCTGACACCGGGCGAGGTCGATGCCTTCATTCCGCATCAGGCCAACCTCAGGATCATCGACGCCGTGGCACAGAGCACGGGCCTCGGCGGCGTCGTCGTCGCCCGCGACATCGTCGAGCAGGCGAACACCTCGGCGGCGTCCATTCCGCTGGCGATGGAGCGGATGCGCTCGTCGGGACAGGTCAAACGAGGCGACCTCGCGCTGCTGCTCGGCTTCGGCGCGGGTCTCAGCTATGCCGGCCTGCTCGCCACGCTGCCCTAG
- a CDS encoding TauD/TfdA family dioxygenase, protein MGRTGSADAGDITLTTSERAAVAAVGADLVGEELPRIDEDAWVARAREFSVRLPVRLREAVRHYRHDPGVDGLLIVRNLPVDESTLPPTPTAAESVVRTPTAPAAIIALLTSCLGELAAYRAEKGGALVQNVVPVPGREGSQSNAGSVSLEMHVENAFHPHRPDYVGLLCLRSDHDGKAGTVVSSIRRALAHLPQAARQVLHRPRFVTDPPPSFQQGDAGAAHAVLAGAPDDPDVRVDFNATVALDDEAKQALELLRDAFVGVSTQLTLAAGELAFVDNRISIHGRTAFTPRYDGRDRWLHRTFVHLDARRTRGHRPDGSAVLA, encoded by the coding sequence ATGGGCCGCACAGGGAGCGCCGACGCCGGTGACATCACCCTGACCACGTCCGAGCGTGCCGCGGTGGCCGCGGTCGGCGCGGATCTGGTCGGAGAGGAACTGCCGAGAATTGACGAGGACGCCTGGGTCGCTCGCGCGCGGGAGTTCTCCGTGCGCCTGCCGGTTCGGCTGCGCGAAGCGGTGCGCCACTACCGGCACGATCCAGGCGTCGACGGCCTGCTGATCGTCCGCAATCTGCCGGTCGACGAGTCGACCCTGCCGCCCACTCCGACGGCGGCGGAATCGGTCGTACGCACCCCGACCGCGCCCGCGGCGATCATCGCGCTGCTCACGTCGTGCCTGGGCGAACTCGCCGCGTACCGGGCGGAGAAGGGCGGCGCGCTGGTGCAGAACGTCGTGCCGGTGCCCGGCCGGGAGGGCAGTCAGAGCAACGCCGGCTCGGTTTCGCTGGAGATGCACGTGGAGAACGCCTTCCACCCGCATCGTCCCGACTACGTCGGGCTGTTGTGCCTCCGCAGCGACCACGACGGCAAAGCAGGCACGGTGGTCTCCTCGATTCGACGAGCGCTGGCCCACCTTCCCCAGGCGGCCCGGCAGGTGCTGCACCGTCCGCGTTTCGTCACGGACCCGCCGCCGTCGTTCCAGCAGGGTGACGCCGGTGCGGCGCACGCCGTGCTCGCGGGCGCACCGGACGATCCCGATGTGCGCGTGGACTTCAACGCCACCGTCGCCCTGGACGACGAGGCGAAGCAGGCACTGGAGCTTCTGCGCGACGCGTTCGTGGGCGTTTCCACGCAGCTGACGCTGGCCGCGGGCGAGCTCGCGTTCGTGGACAACAGGATCTCGATCCACGGCCGTACCGCCTTCACGCCGCGCTACGACGGCCGGGACCGCTGGCTGCACCGCACGTTCGTCCATCTCGACGCACGCCGCACCCGGGGACACCGGCCGGACGGGTCAGCGGTGCTGGCATGA
- a CDS encoding helix-turn-helix transcriptional regulator, giving the protein MKKINDTIRFTLESSREEVLLAQPGGARSKSTLAKALPTHLDCLKRGVITRTLYQHPARYDQPTKDYVRETAEHGAQVRTLDEFFDRLIVVDHQVVIVPTNSERTEAAMFTDPAVARFAGDLFDRFWSRAIIFESAPLAETANLVGAEVQEAVKRLVIEGKTDEQIGRRVGLKPRAVQNHLRRIKNELGASSRSELCFLLGQQSVLDDLALEETPGS; this is encoded by the coding sequence ATGAAGAAGATCAACGATACCATCCGCTTCACCCTCGAATCCTCGCGCGAAGAGGTGCTGCTGGCCCAGCCCGGCGGCGCCCGGTCCAAGTCGACGCTGGCCAAGGCGCTTCCCACGCACCTGGACTGCCTGAAGCGCGGTGTGATCACCCGCACCCTGTACCAGCATCCCGCGCGCTACGACCAGCCCACGAAGGACTACGTCCGTGAGACCGCCGAGCACGGTGCCCAAGTACGCACCCTCGACGAGTTCTTCGACCGGCTCATCGTCGTCGACCACCAGGTGGTGATCGTGCCCACCAACTCCGAGCGCACCGAGGCGGCCATGTTCACCGACCCCGCGGTCGCGCGGTTCGCGGGGGACCTGTTCGACCGTTTCTGGAGCCGGGCGATCATCTTCGAGTCCGCTCCGCTCGCCGAGACGGCGAACCTGGTCGGCGCCGAGGTCCAGGAGGCGGTCAAGCGCCTCGTCATCGAGGGCAAGACCGACGAGCAGATCGGTCGGCGCGTCGGACTGAAACCACGGGCGGTCCAGAACCACCTGCGGCGGATCAAGAACGAGCTGGGTGCCAGTTCCCGGTCGGAGCTGTGCTTCCTGCTCGGGCAGCAGAGTGTGCTGGACGACCTCGCCCTGGAGGAGACGCCCGGTTCGTGA
- a CDS encoding thioesterase II family protein: MAQSAAERLLKKWFPYGDGPGSGPRLYALPHAGGAASAYREWIAELAPATRVVPVQLPGREGRFGEPMADSVQAVAAEAAQALIEHAQDGPFVLFGHSMGALIAFELACALTEAGRAPDSLVVSGYAAPHLVRESPAVHLMSDGQLRDHLASLGGTRAEVLTDPALLELLAPTIRADYRLCDSYVCERRTPLEIPVSAIGGLDDPRVGAEELTAWAHTTAGPFRVRRFPGAHFYLGEQRDEVLGFLLNELTVTRSEP, translated from the coding sequence ATGGCGCAGAGCGCGGCGGAGCGCCTGCTGAAGAAGTGGTTTCCCTACGGCGACGGCCCGGGTTCGGGACCGCGACTGTACGCCCTGCCGCATGCGGGCGGCGCGGCGTCGGCCTACCGGGAGTGGATCGCCGAGCTGGCTCCCGCGACCCGTGTGGTCCCCGTGCAACTGCCCGGACGTGAGGGGCGGTTCGGCGAACCCATGGCCGACTCGGTGCAGGCGGTCGCGGCCGAGGCGGCCCAGGCGCTGATCGAGCACGCACAGGACGGTCCGTTCGTGCTGTTCGGCCACAGCATGGGTGCCCTGATCGCGTTCGAACTCGCCTGTGCGCTGACCGAGGCGGGCCGCGCGCCGGACTCGCTCGTCGTGTCCGGATATGCGGCGCCGCATCTCGTGAGGGAGAGCCCCGCGGTGCATCTGATGTCCGACGGCCAACTGCGCGACCACCTGGCGTCGTTGGGCGGAACCCGGGCCGAAGTGCTGACCGACCCCGCCCTGTTGGAACTGCTGGCCCCGACGATCCGAGCCGACTACCGGCTGTGCGACAGCTACGTCTGCGAGCGGCGCACCCCGCTGGAGATACCTGTGTCCGCCATCGGCGGCCTCGACGACCCCCGCGTCGGCGCCGAGGAGCTGACGGCCTGGGCGCACACGACGGCCGGGCCGTTTCGTGTCCGGCGTTTCCCCGGCGCCCACTTCTATCTCGGCGAGCAGCGCGACGAGGTGCTCGGGTTCCTGCTGAATGAACTCACGGTGACCCGCAGCGAACCTTGA
- a CDS encoding Zn-dependent hydrolase — MTTPRVSAERLLDDIAGFAKFGERPDGGVDRIAGSAADLQGRAWLLGRIREAGLTGSTDEIGNVFAAAPDGEDRYLLTGSHTDTVPAGGRLDGAYGVIAALEVLRTLHENHHPAARSLRVAGFFDEEGARPDSPGGLIGSTAFARSAAIADVEAFIELHIEQGPRMEHAELDLAVVEGIVGIDRYAVTMTGSANHAGTTPMEQRADAGMAAAALATRVRRIASATDPAMVVTIGFIEFLPGAPNVIPGEARLVVEWRSGSERALGDVALALRAAADEAAAAEGCTCDVVRISAKPVTTFDARLCEVLERGCGRAGGTRSRMFSYAGHDASVLAGRVPTAMIFVPSAAGVSHNPKEDTPAPQLVRGAQALLESVVAHVPGTGQEL; from the coding sequence ATGACGACACCGAGAGTCTCCGCCGAGCGTCTCCTCGATGACATCGCCGGCTTCGCGAAGTTCGGCGAACGCCCGGACGGGGGCGTCGACCGGATCGCGGGATCCGCAGCCGACCTGCAAGGGCGGGCCTGGCTCCTGGGACGCATCCGCGAGGCGGGTCTGACGGGTTCGACGGACGAGATCGGCAATGTCTTCGCCGCCGCACCCGACGGCGAGGACCGGTATCTGCTGACCGGATCCCATACCGACACGGTTCCGGCAGGAGGACGCCTGGACGGCGCCTACGGCGTGATCGCCGCGCTCGAAGTGCTGCGCACGCTGCACGAGAACCACCATCCGGCGGCGCGCAGCCTCCGGGTGGCGGGGTTCTTCGACGAGGAGGGCGCGCGGCCGGACTCACCCGGCGGGCTGATCGGCTCGACGGCGTTCGCCCGGTCGGCGGCCATCGCCGATGTCGAGGCGTTCATCGAACTGCACATCGAGCAGGGGCCGCGGATGGAGCACGCCGAGCTGGATCTGGCGGTGGTCGAGGGCATCGTCGGCATCGACCGCTACGCCGTCACGATGACCGGGTCGGCCAACCACGCGGGCACCACGCCGATGGAGCAGCGGGCCGACGCCGGGATGGCAGCGGCCGCCCTCGCGACGCGAGTTCGCCGGATCGCTTCGGCGACCGATCCGGCGATGGTGGTCACCATCGGATTCATCGAGTTCCTCCCCGGCGCTCCCAACGTCATCCCTGGTGAGGCCAGGCTGGTGGTCGAGTGGCGGTCCGGCTCCGAGCGCGCCCTGGGCGACGTGGCCCTCGCGCTCAGGGCCGCGGCGGACGAGGCGGCCGCGGCGGAGGGGTGCACCTGCGACGTGGTCCGCATCTCGGCGAAGCCGGTGACCACCTTCGACGCGCGGCTGTGCGAGGTCCTCGAACGAGGCTGCGGCCGAGCGGGCGGCACGAGGTCGCGGATGTTCAGCTACGCGGGACATGACGCCAGCGTGCTGGCCGGCCGGGTGCCGACCGCGATGATCTTCGTACCCAGTGCCGCGGGGGTGAGCCACAACCCGAAGGAGGACACTCCGGCTCCGCAACTGGTCCGCGGCGCACAGGCGTTGCTCGAATCAGTCGTCGCCCATGTGCCGGGCACCGGCCAAGAGCTGTGA
- a CDS encoding condensation domain-containing protein: MTRLLSVGQEALWLIHRMAPDSPAYNVVVAARIVGELDPDVLRAALRATAQRHDMMRSAFVETDGGVRRVVHDADSVLLELHETPADIGEDRLHELVHRSTAKPLRLDESAYRVAFFRRTPLDGVLAVTAHHVATDASSQGIVMRDLIDACAQGGDPDWEPLPATWDDHVAAEQALLRGQGFAEHEQYWREICAGAPTVVDLPTDRPRPARSRMQGATVEVRLPDELTGRLRESAFGRGFTPFVFLTGVFQAVVHRHSGQSDFLTGWPTTTRLTRDMREVAGSFANSLVLRATLDRETTFDDLFRAVDTQVKQGLSHVGYPFALLPKALGLPHDPSRPPLTQVAVTMVTANRLRPLSDVLAAGEEGGREHTAGPLRVRAFDVPQQEGQCDVMLEIVQSSTSIRAFFKYDVALFDRAWMERFADRFIRFVEVATDDPDQQVGRVSILSEPERQALLAIGVG; the protein is encoded by the coding sequence ATGACACGGCTGCTTTCGGTCGGGCAGGAAGCCTTGTGGCTGATCCATCGCATGGCGCCGGACAGCCCGGCCTACAACGTGGTGGTGGCCGCGCGCATCGTCGGCGAACTCGACCCGGACGTCCTGCGGGCCGCGCTCCGGGCCACCGCGCAACGACACGACATGATGCGCTCCGCGTTCGTCGAGACCGACGGCGGGGTGCGCCGCGTGGTGCACGACGCCGACTCGGTCCTCCTGGAGTTGCACGAGACGCCCGCGGACATCGGCGAGGACCGACTCCACGAGCTGGTCCACCGCAGTACGGCGAAGCCTTTGCGGCTCGACGAGTCCGCGTACCGGGTGGCGTTCTTCCGGCGCACCCCCCTCGACGGCGTACTGGCCGTGACCGCGCATCACGTCGCCACCGACGCGAGTTCCCAGGGAATCGTCATGCGCGATCTCATCGACGCCTGCGCGCAGGGCGGCGACCCGGACTGGGAGCCGTTGCCCGCCACCTGGGACGACCATGTCGCCGCGGAACAGGCGCTGTTACGCGGTCAGGGCTTCGCCGAGCACGAACAGTACTGGCGGGAGATCTGCGCCGGCGCCCCGACCGTGGTCGACCTGCCGACGGACCGCCCCCGCCCGGCGCGTTCGCGCATGCAGGGTGCCACCGTGGAGGTCAGGCTCCCCGACGAGCTCACCGGACGGCTGCGCGAGAGCGCGTTCGGGCGCGGCTTCACGCCGTTCGTCTTCCTCACCGGGGTGTTCCAGGCGGTGGTGCACCGGCACAGCGGTCAGAGCGACTTCCTGACGGGCTGGCCGACCACCACGCGGCTGACGCGCGACATGCGTGAGGTGGCGGGCTCCTTCGCCAACTCCCTGGTGCTGCGCGCCACCCTCGACCGGGAGACGACCTTCGACGATCTGTTCCGCGCGGTGGACACCCAGGTGAAGCAGGGCCTCTCCCATGTCGGCTACCCGTTCGCGCTGCTGCCGAAGGCGCTCGGGCTGCCGCACGACCCCTCCCGGCCGCCGCTCACCCAGGTCGCGGTGACCATGGTGACGGCCAATCGGCTCCGTCCCCTCTCCGACGTGCTGGCCGCGGGGGAGGAGGGCGGACGGGAGCACACGGCGGGGCCGCTCCGGGTGCGGGCGTTCGACGTCCCCCAACAGGAGGGCCAGTGCGACGTGATGCTGGAGATCGTGCAGAGCAGCACCTCGATCCGGGCCTTCTTCAAGTACGACGTCGCGTTGTTCGACCGCGCGTGGATGGAGCGCTTCGCCGACCGGTTCATCCGGTTCGTGGAGGTCGCGACCGACGATCCGGACCAGCAGGTCGGCCGGGTGTCGATTCTCAGCGAGCCGGAACGCCAGGCGCTGCTGGCGATCGGCGTCGGGTGA
- a CDS encoding acyl carrier protein, protein MISETGTAPTTDEIRRWLTERIAFYIDLPIERIDPDRKLTELGLDSIYVLTMCGDIEDELGVVVDAAMIWDHPTVGSLAGRLAEDVAESR, encoded by the coding sequence ATGATCAGTGAGACTGGCACAGCGCCGACCACAGACGAGATCCGCCGGTGGCTGACCGAGCGGATCGCCTTCTACATAGACCTCCCGATCGAGCGGATCGATCCGGACCGGAAACTCACCGAGCTGGGACTCGACTCGATCTACGTGCTGACCATGTGCGGCGACATCGAGGACGAGCTGGGCGTCGTGGTTGACGCAGCCATGATCTGGGACCATCCGACGGTCGGATCGCTGGCCGGGCGGCTGGCCGAGGACGTCGCGGAATCGCGATGA
- a CDS encoding DUF4097 family beta strand repeat-containing protein, with the protein MSRSRLVSLVPSSPRLLAAAAVVSAAVLGASGCQGSALNEGPLKQMSADTSVTGRVTSVSIEDGRHGSVRVHPGKDGTVTIHRTVHYHDSAKPHPDQSLSDGSLTFSNGCDNCYIDYDLTVPATAKVSASNSSGAVDITGVAAVKVSTDSGEVTLDRIAGAVDVDSSSGAVHGAGLGKGAATANSSSGRIDLAFAERPNSVTTHSSSGAVELSVPGGPYAVTAHTSSGSRSVSVPTGSGPAISVTTSSGDVVVKPA; encoded by the coding sequence ATGTCCCGTAGCCGTCTTGTCTCCCTCGTTCCCTCGTCCCCTCGTCTGCTCGCCGCGGCCGCGGTCGTCTCGGCGGCTGTGCTGGGCGCGAGCGGATGCCAGGGCTCGGCCCTGAACGAGGGCCCCCTCAAGCAGATGAGCGCCGACACGTCGGTCACCGGCCGCGTCACCTCGGTCTCCATCGAGGACGGACGCCACGGCTCCGTCCGCGTCCACCCCGGCAAAGACGGCACGGTGACGATTCACCGGACCGTCCACTACCACGACAGCGCGAAACCGCACCCGGACCAGTCGCTTTCCGACGGGTCGCTGACCTTCAGCAACGGATGCGACAACTGCTACATCGACTACGACCTGACCGTGCCCGCGACAGCGAAGGTCAGCGCGAGCAACAGCAGCGGCGCGGTCGACATCACCGGCGTCGCCGCCGTCAAGGTGAGCACCGATTCCGGCGAGGTCACCCTCGATCGCATCGCCGGCGCGGTGGACGTCGACAGTTCGTCCGGGGCGGTGCACGGCGCGGGCCTGGGCAAGGGCGCGGCGACCGCGAACTCCAGCTCGGGCCGCATCGATCTCGCCTTCGCCGAGCGGCCCAACTCGGTCACCACGCACAGCAGTTCCGGCGCCGTGGAGCTGTCCGTGCCCGGCGGACCGTACGCGGTGACGGCACACACCTCGTCAGGGAGCCGGTCGGTGAGCGTGCCCACGGGATCCGGGCCGGCCATCTCGGTCACCACCTCGTCGGGCGACGTGGTAGTGAAGCCGGCCTGA
- a CDS encoding MFS transporter, producing the protein MSSPRPLRANRDFLLLWTGAGLAFVGSRISTVAYPMLVLACTGSASDAGIVGFFANLPYLLQLAGGVLADRVDRRRLMIACDLGRITAVTTLIAALAWGRFWLPQVACVAFFDNGLAILYRIAERASVRNLVSDDDLPVALSRNEARQRGAGLIGAPIGSFLFAVARWAPFVSTLVSSLASLVSLLMIRTKFQTERVKGPRRSMTADLGAGLSWAWHQPIVRVIALLIAGSNMLFAALTLSLQYIVRNEHSSAAQAGVAIGVIFGISGVGGLLGALNAAWWTRVASLPALVIGCNVAWAVLMPLVAVVRSPAGLGALFAGMGYAGALWNVAAASYQQRVTPDELQGRLLSVAILVAYGTVPLGSMAGGFLLNSWGSVHTVLALGACMAGLAVWTALSPAIRELATAPHDLASQT; encoded by the coding sequence TTGAGTTCGCCCCGGCCGCTGCGCGCCAACCGCGACTTCCTGCTGCTGTGGACCGGCGCGGGCCTGGCCTTCGTCGGATCACGGATCAGCACGGTGGCCTATCCGATGCTCGTCCTGGCCTGCACCGGGTCGGCGTCGGACGCCGGGATCGTCGGGTTCTTCGCCAATCTGCCGTACCTGCTGCAGCTGGCCGGCGGGGTGCTCGCCGACCGGGTGGACCGCAGACGGCTGATGATCGCGTGCGACCTGGGGCGGATCACCGCTGTCACCACCCTGATCGCCGCCCTGGCGTGGGGGCGGTTCTGGCTGCCCCAGGTGGCCTGCGTCGCCTTCTTCGACAACGGGCTGGCGATCCTGTACCGGATAGCCGAGCGTGCCTCGGTGCGCAATCTGGTGAGCGACGACGACCTTCCGGTCGCGCTGTCCCGCAACGAGGCGCGGCAGCGCGGCGCCGGCCTGATCGGAGCCCCGATCGGCAGCTTTCTGTTCGCCGTGGCCCGATGGGCGCCGTTCGTCTCCACCCTGGTCAGCTCGCTGGCGTCGCTGGTGTCGCTGCTGATGATCCGCACCAAGTTCCAGACGGAGCGGGTGAAAGGGCCTCGCCGTTCGATGACGGCGGATCTCGGAGCGGGTCTGTCCTGGGCGTGGCATCAGCCGATCGTGCGGGTGATCGCCCTGTTGATCGCCGGAAGCAACATGCTGTTCGCCGCGCTGACGCTGTCGCTGCAGTACATCGTCCGCAACGAACACTCCTCGGCGGCACAGGCGGGCGTGGCGATCGGCGTGATCTTCGGGATCTCCGGCGTCGGCGGACTGCTGGGCGCGCTGAACGCGGCGTGGTGGACACGGGTCGCGTCGCTGCCCGCGCTCGTCATCGGCTGCAACGTCGCCTGGGCCGTGCTCATGCCCCTGGTCGCGGTGGTGCGCTCGCCGGCCGGCCTCGGCGCCCTGTTCGCCGGAATGGGATACGCGGGCGCCCTGTGGAACGTGGCGGCCGCCTCGTACCAGCAGCGAGTGACGCCGGATGAACTCCAGGGCCGACTACTCTCCGTAGCCATTCTGGTCGCGTACGGTACCGTTCCTCTGGGGTCCATGGCGGGAGGATTCCTCCTGAACTCATGGGGCAGTGTGCATACCGTGCTGGCGCTGGGGGCGTGCATGGCGGGACTGGCCGTGTGGACCGCACTCAGCCCGGCGATCCGTGAACTCGCGACGGCACCCCACGACTTGGCGTCGCAGACCTGA